In Streptomyces nodosus, one DNA window encodes the following:
- a CDS encoding DUF397 domain-containing protein: MIRKTAAGDAAEPAWFKSSYSDGTDGESCVEMATGPGTVHVRDSKDIAGPRLAFAPGAWAAFVPYVSEG; the protein is encoded by the coding sequence ATGATCCGTAAGACTGCTGCCGGTGACGCCGCCGAGCCGGCGTGGTTCAAGAGCAGCTACAGCGACGGCACCGATGGTGAGTCGTGCGTCGAGATGGCCACTGGCCCCGGCACCGTCCACGTCCGAGACTCCAAGGACATCGCCGGCCCCCGGCTCGCGTTCGCCCCGGGCGCATGGGCGGCGTTCGTCCCGTATGTGTCCGAGGGCTGA